Proteins encoded together in one Alteribacter keqinensis window:
- a CDS encoding dihydrofolate reductase family protein has protein sequence MTPKRKVMMFIAMSLDGYIATKDESLEWLFKHEGDGDNGYEAFYDTIDTVIMGRKTYEWIKNKMSGDYPYKGKENYIFSASLTGEKGDVIFANEDPVSFTEQLKKQEGKDIWIVGGGELLLPLIKEKVVDEMIIAVAPTLIGNGIPLFNEGEYELDLELMGTRRFDDFAELHYRVKKE, from the coding sequence ATGACACCGAAAAGAAAAGTCATGATGTTTATTGCCATGAGTTTGGATGGATATATTGCAACAAAAGACGAATCCCTGGAGTGGCTGTTTAAGCATGAAGGAGATGGCGACAACGGCTATGAAGCGTTTTATGACACGATTGATACGGTCATCATGGGCCGCAAAACGTACGAGTGGATCAAGAATAAAATGAGCGGAGATTATCCTTACAAAGGGAAAGAAAACTATATTTTCTCGGCCAGCCTCACCGGGGAAAAAGGCGATGTAATCTTTGCAAACGAAGATCCGGTTTCTTTTACAGAACAGCTTAAAAAGCAGGAGGGAAAGGACATCTGGATTGTCGGTGGGGGAGAGCTGCTTTTGCCTCTTATAAAAGAAAAGGTGGTCGATGAGATGATCATTGCAGTGGCACCGACGCTCATTGGGAATGGCATTCCGTTGTTTAATGAAGGGGAGTACGAGCTGGACCTGGAGCTTATGGGTACGAGGCGGTTTGATGATTTTGCGGAGCTGCATTACCGTGTGAAAAAGGAATAA
- a CDS encoding DUF6946 family protein has protein sequence MSTFFNPAGETESWSSRLADKKKQWVKGRSAMELAESWESARGFPMRIEEAFKRSGEPLFKEVTFLYGFPEYKVPLRGGATGWQNDLYVLAKAKDELITIMVEGKVDEPFGPVVSSWYGADPGDGKKERLKFLLETLGLEGMDVADKRYQLLHRTASAVIEAKRIGAKHALMLVHSFSETGKGYKDYEAFLDLFPVIAEKDSISGPAAIDEVDLYFGWVTDEL, from the coding sequence ATGAGTACATTTTTTAATCCTGCCGGGGAGACGGAAAGCTGGAGCAGCCGCCTTGCAGATAAAAAGAAGCAATGGGTAAAAGGACGATCAGCCATGGAGCTGGCTGAGAGCTGGGAGTCGGCTCGGGGCTTTCCAATGAGAATAGAGGAAGCATTTAAGAGAAGTGGTGAGCCGCTATTTAAAGAAGTAACGTTTTTGTATGGATTCCCAGAATACAAAGTGCCACTTCGAGGTGGAGCGACCGGTTGGCAAAACGATCTTTATGTTTTAGCTAAAGCAAAAGATGAGCTCATCACAATCATGGTAGAAGGGAAAGTGGATGAACCCTTTGGGCCGGTGGTCAGCTCGTGGTACGGGGCTGATCCGGGTGACGGGAAAAAGGAGCGGCTGAAGTTTTTGCTGGAAACGTTAGGTCTGGAGGGGATGGATGTAGCAGATAAACGGTATCAGCTTCTTCACCGGACAGCCTCTGCAGTCATCGAAGCTAAGCGGATTGGGGCAAAGCATGCTCTTATGCTTGTTCACTCATTCAGTGAGACAGGCAAAGGGTATAAGGATTACGAAGCCTTTTTGGATCTTTTCCCCGTAATAGCCGAAAAGGACTCTATCTCAGGGCCGGCAGCAATCGATGAGGTTGATCTTTATTTTGGGTGGGTGACGGATGAGCTGTAA
- a CDS encoding very short patch repair endonuclease yields the protein MADTLTKDQRRKNMKAIKSQSKLENAVSKELWNKGIRFRKNSRGLFGKPDISIKKYKIVIFIDSCFWHCCPVHGNMPKSNKDFWEEKLKRNVERDKEVTTYYKDRGWNILRVWEHEIKNDFDDTMNRIYQFILSSQAPTG from the coding sequence ATGGCTGATACATTGACCAAAGACCAAAGAAGAAAAAACATGAAAGCAATCAAATCCCAGTCCAAGCTTGAGAATGCCGTATCAAAGGAACTGTGGAATAAAGGGATAAGGTTCAGAAAAAACAGTAGAGGTTTATTTGGAAAACCTGATATTTCCATAAAGAAGTATAAGATTGTTATCTTTATTGATTCATGCTTTTGGCACTGTTGTCCTGTACACGGAAACATGCCGAAATCCAATAAAGATTTCTGGGAAGAGAAACTAAAAAGAAATGTCGAGAGAGATAAAGAAGTCACTACTTACTATAAAGACCGGGGATGGAATATCCTCCGGGTTTGGGAGCATGAAATTAAAAACGATTTTGATGATACGATGAATAGAATATATCAATTTATCTTAAGTTCTCAAGCTCCCACTGGTTGA
- a CDS encoding SLC13 family permease yields MGRRQIIGLILGPLLFTILFFIPGITGLEDAPRAVLAVTAWVATWWVTEAMPIPATSLLPIFLLPITGGAEESTATMAYTDPIVFMYFGGFTIALAIEKWNLHKRIAMTIISMVGTNSRRIILGVALATALLSMWISNAATALMMLPIALALITDIKEKDFFDEKSLHKFAKGLLLTVAYAASIGGLATLIGSVPNAVFAGVSSQILGETITFTDWFLFGFPITVILLTVLFFYITRVQFKVKQSGNISDDFAKNQLKELGPMSFEEKAVLTIFVMTGTLWISSGFLPENIRLSDTTISMIGATSMFLLPSKQAKGGLMKWDDMKNLPWGLLLLFGGGLSLAAAFEESNLTEWFGDLLEGLQVLPFILILIVLAAVVLFMTEIMSNTAVSNMLIPISIGLALGIGVEPYGIMAIVALSSSCAFMLPISTPPNAAVFSSDYITIDDMVKVGFWMNIISIIVIVTFVYFWQPVVLSP; encoded by the coding sequence ATGGGTAGAAGACAAATCATCGGTCTCATCCTTGGACCGCTTTTATTTACAATTCTATTTTTTATACCGGGTATTACAGGACTTGAAGATGCCCCGAGGGCTGTACTCGCAGTCACAGCCTGGGTAGCAACGTGGTGGGTTACAGAAGCCATGCCGATTCCTGCTACGTCACTTTTGCCAATCTTTCTTCTGCCAATCACGGGCGGTGCGGAAGAAAGCACCGCAACGATGGCGTATACCGACCCAATCGTGTTTATGTATTTTGGAGGATTCACAATCGCTCTTGCCATTGAAAAATGGAACCTTCATAAACGCATTGCCATGACAATCATCTCCATGGTCGGTACGAACAGCCGGAGGATTATTCTCGGGGTGGCGCTTGCAACGGCACTGCTGTCCATGTGGATTTCCAACGCTGCCACAGCCCTTATGATGCTTCCGATTGCCCTTGCATTAATAACGGATATAAAGGAAAAAGACTTCTTTGATGAAAAATCATTACATAAGTTTGCAAAAGGACTTTTGTTAACGGTTGCCTACGCGGCGTCCATTGGTGGGCTAGCCACGCTCATCGGCTCGGTTCCAAACGCCGTATTTGCCGGCGTGAGTTCACAAATCCTCGGGGAAACAATCACATTCACAGACTGGTTCCTGTTTGGTTTCCCGATTACCGTCATTTTACTGACCGTCCTGTTCTTTTACATCACCCGTGTTCAGTTTAAAGTGAAACAAAGCGGCAACATCTCAGATGACTTTGCAAAAAATCAGCTTAAAGAACTCGGTCCGATGAGTTTTGAGGAAAAAGCAGTTCTGACGATCTTTGTAATGACGGGTACACTCTGGATATCGAGTGGCTTTCTACCGGAGAACATCCGCCTCTCTGATACCACAATTTCCATGATCGGAGCAACTTCCATGTTCCTTCTTCCGAGTAAACAGGCTAAAGGCGGTTTAATGAAGTGGGACGATATGAAAAACCTGCCTTGGGGGCTTTTACTTCTCTTCGGTGGCGGACTCTCACTCGCCGCGGCATTTGAAGAATCAAACCTAACTGAATGGTTTGGTGATTTACTCGAAGGGCTGCAGGTTCTGCCGTTTATTTTAATCCTGATCGTATTGGCTGCGGTTGTCCTGTTTATGACTGAAATCATGTCCAACACAGCTGTATCCAATATGTTGATTCCAATCAGTATCGGTTTAGCTCTTGGAATTGGCGTTGAACCATATGGAATAATGGCTATTGTGGCACTGTCTTCGTCCTGTGCCTTCATGCTGCCAATTTCCACACCGCCAAACGCCGCAGTCTTCAGCTCCGACTACATCACCATCGACGACATGGTTAAGGTCGGCTTCTGGATGAACATTATCTCCATCATCGTTATCGTAACGTTTGTTTACTTCTGGCAGCCGGTAGTGCTGAGTCCATAA
- the glpK gene encoding glycerol kinase GlpK — MEKKYILSLDQGTTSSRAVLFNKEGEVVAIDQQEFKQYFPKPGWVEHNANEIWSSILAVIAGVLTKTDVSPKEIAGIGITNQRETTVVWEKETGRPVYNALVWQSRQTDDICKTLKEQGLNDTFREKTGLLIDAYFSGTKVKWILDNVEGAREKANNGELLFGTIDTWLIWKLSGGKAHVTDYSNASRTLMYNIYDLSWDDELLEILDVPKSMLPEVRPSSEVYAHTVDYHFFGESVPIAGAAGDQQSALFGQACYEKGMAKNTYGTGCFMLMNTGEKAVKSEHGLLTTLAWGIDGKVEYALEGSIFVAGSAIQWLRDGLRMLKKASDSEEYAKRVSSTDGVYVVPAFVGLGTPYWDSDVRGAIFGLTRGTEKEHLVRATLESLAYQTKDVLQAMEADSGIELKSLRVDGGAVANNFLMQFQSDILGSEVERPLIQETTALGSAYLAGLAVGFWEDKAEIGKQWSVDRTFVHAISEEERTRLYDGWKKAVEATTVFKP, encoded by the coding sequence ATGGAGAAAAAATACATTCTATCACTGGATCAGGGAACGACGAGTTCAAGGGCTGTTTTGTTTAACAAAGAAGGTGAAGTCGTTGCCATCGATCAGCAGGAGTTCAAGCAATATTTCCCCAAGCCGGGCTGGGTTGAACATAACGCAAATGAAATCTGGAGTTCAATCCTTGCCGTTATCGCCGGAGTACTTACGAAAACGGACGTTTCCCCAAAAGAAATCGCAGGAATCGGAATTACCAACCAGCGGGAAACCACCGTCGTCTGGGAAAAAGAAACAGGAAGACCGGTTTACAATGCCCTCGTCTGGCAGTCCAGACAGACAGACGATATTTGCAAAACCCTTAAAGAACAAGGACTAAATGATACGTTCAGAGAGAAAACCGGTCTGTTAATTGATGCTTACTTCTCAGGAACGAAAGTGAAATGGATCCTCGATAACGTAGAGGGCGCAAGAGAAAAAGCAAACAACGGAGAGCTTTTATTTGGAACAATTGATACATGGCTGATATGGAAGCTCTCAGGCGGTAAAGCCCACGTCACGGATTATTCCAATGCTTCCCGTACACTCATGTACAATATCTACGACCTTTCCTGGGATGACGAACTGCTTGAGATTCTTGATGTTCCGAAGTCAATGCTGCCTGAAGTAAGACCTTCCTCAGAAGTGTATGCTCATACGGTGGACTATCATTTCTTCGGAGAATCCGTTCCGATTGCCGGAGCTGCGGGAGATCAGCAGTCAGCGTTGTTCGGACAAGCGTGCTATGAAAAAGGAATGGCCAAAAACACCTACGGTACAGGTTGTTTCATGTTAATGAACACAGGAGAAAAAGCAGTAAAATCCGAGCACGGTCTTTTAACCACATTAGCATGGGGAATCGACGGAAAAGTGGAATATGCTCTTGAAGGAAGCATTTTTGTAGCGGGGTCAGCGATCCAGTGGTTACGCGATGGTCTGAGAATGCTGAAGAAAGCATCAGACAGTGAAGAATACGCGAAAAGGGTTTCCTCAACTGACGGGGTTTACGTGGTTCCTGCCTTTGTCGGACTTGGAACACCATACTGGGATTCAGACGTACGGGGAGCCATCTTCGGCCTCACGAGGGGAACGGAGAAAGAGCACCTCGTCCGCGCAACTCTCGAATCTCTCGCATACCAGACAAAAGATGTTCTTCAAGCAATGGAAGCAGACTCCGGCATCGAGCTGAAATCTCTCCGTGTTGACGGTGGTGCCGTGGCAAACAATTTCCTCATGCAGTTCCAAAGCGATATCCTGGGGTCGGAAGTAGAAAGACCACTGATTCAGGAAACTACCGCTCTCGGATCTGCCTACCTTGCAGGACTTGCAGTAGGATTCTGGGAAGATAAAGCCGAGATCGGAAAGCAGTGGAGTGTAGACAGAACGTTCGTCCACGCGATCTCTGAAGAAGAACGAACCAGGCTTTACGACGGATGGAAAAAAGCGGTGGAAGCGACGACGGTGTTCAAGCCCTAG
- a CDS encoding Na+/H+ antiporter NhaC family protein, with protein sequence MEAGWLSIVPFLLVIPVAIYTRQVLPGLIVGLLVGSYLVEPTILGGMQAMLSYVVEALIDENNIKIIVFLYAFSGLVGLVKTSGGIKGFVEMASEKITNKRQALILTYVSTIGTFSAPTFRFVTIAPIMKALLKKVKMSTKELGFVIETTATPVIVLIPVATAFVGYMVSVIQISVQNEGSALDPYDLFIRSIPFNFFAIVMILLGIYLSFFHHSKTGGPTQIEEEEKPEEDWHNCHPSVSLELPNKPLNLIIPIILVIGLTLFLTWWDGRGEGVNFFQAFIEADVLQAMVVALLITIFISMAFFLFQRFKLSDLIDSFILGGNELMAVIVLLSVVWGLSSVTDDLGFSGFVTANIGWIPHMFLTPLMFLFGAAISYFIGSAWGAWGILMPLGVSMSFAADVNLPLVIGAVFASGSFGAFSSPLSDDTNTIAKILGLTVIDYAKFKLKPALIAAAITAVLYTVVPFLL encoded by the coding sequence TTGGAAGCTGGCTGGTTGTCGATTGTTCCGTTCTTATTGGTTATTCCTGTAGCGATTTACACCAGGCAGGTGCTGCCGGGACTGATTGTCGGTCTTCTAGTTGGTTCTTACCTGGTGGAGCCGACGATTCTCGGGGGCATGCAGGCGATGCTCAGCTACGTGGTTGAGGCCCTGATTGATGAAAATAACATTAAGATTATCGTTTTTTTGTATGCTTTTTCCGGACTTGTAGGTCTGGTTAAGACGAGCGGGGGGATAAAAGGGTTCGTGGAAATGGCGTCGGAGAAAATTACGAATAAGAGACAGGCTTTGATTTTGACATATGTATCTACGATCGGAACGTTCAGCGCACCTACATTTCGGTTTGTCACGATCGCGCCAATTATGAAGGCCCTGTTGAAAAAGGTGAAGATGTCCACGAAAGAACTGGGGTTTGTGATCGAGACCACGGCAACACCCGTGATTGTCCTTATCCCGGTGGCCACAGCTTTTGTCGGCTACATGGTGTCGGTGATACAAATTTCTGTGCAGAATGAAGGAAGTGCTCTCGATCCGTACGACTTGTTTATCAGAAGCATTCCATTTAACTTTTTTGCCATCGTAATGATCCTGCTCGGGATTTATCTAAGCTTTTTTCACCACTCCAAAACAGGAGGACCGACACAGATTGAAGAGGAAGAGAAGCCGGAGGAGGACTGGCACAATTGTCACCCGTCTGTATCTCTGGAACTGCCAAACAAGCCTTTAAACTTGATTATTCCGATCATTCTGGTGATCGGCCTGACGCTGTTTTTAACGTGGTGGGACGGCAGGGGAGAAGGAGTGAACTTCTTTCAGGCATTTATCGAGGCAGATGTTTTGCAGGCCATGGTCGTAGCACTTCTTATTACGATTTTCATCAGCATGGCTTTCTTTTTGTTTCAGCGGTTTAAGCTGTCCGATCTGATCGACAGTTTCATATTGGGCGGGAACGAGTTAATGGCGGTCATCGTGCTTTTGTCCGTCGTGTGGGGGTTATCTTCTGTAACAGATGACCTTGGTTTTTCAGGGTTTGTGACGGCAAACATCGGCTGGATTCCTCACATGTTTTTGACGCCGCTTATGTTTTTGTTCGGGGCAGCAATCTCATACTTTATCGGGTCTGCCTGGGGAGCATGGGGGATTTTAATGCCTCTGGGCGTATCCATGTCCTTCGCAGCAGACGTGAACCTCCCGTTAGTGATCGGTGCCGTGTTTGCAAGCGGATCATTCGGTGCATTTTCCTCACCGCTCAGTGATGACACGAATACGATTGCAAAAATTCTCGGTCTCACCGTCATTGATTATGCCAAATTTAAATTGAAGCCGGCTCTCATCGCCGCGGCGATTACAGCGGTTTTGTATACGGTAGTACCGTTTTTGCTGTGA
- a CDS encoding DUF2357 domain-containing protein, whose protein sequence is MEPLNIGADVMIRMAGESWQPAEECYLTEATDYEWHLERQDAIDIRLGTIPLSYQRTEQGIKGSFVTPFQSGEIGLFIDGEVYKTYLYPDARKMTETQYDHMLSDVLEEAAVCFQYSGSTRGLDSSGFNRELSWPQWQYIQASFKSLTQLMGKVTSRPYRILNSRTEFVKREKVKEVSPSTERWIEQRFGKGTKTVPEQLRSLNRRETTDVYENQYLKTLLMDFERILTRYSKSDYRDVVTKAGHYLARVRYWLHHSFLKEVSQLKGSRVITQVIRKNPVYRMTHQWFERLFRHGNFKIGLESPISLKDTFDLYEMWCYFQVIKVLRREGLLDNTSSLFTFKSDGIFLNLHANRESLVLLKNNRKLYFQRVYQSNSPEFFTYTHRMIPDIVLEGEEELIVFDPKYRVPSNLNHALGEMHKYRDGILSKETGEPAVKEVYIMTPWQNGQEESKLFTEDYHRQFKIGAIAMTPGEEQRWLKKWAEELNRAALS, encoded by the coding sequence ATGGAGCCACTCAATATTGGCGCTGATGTGATGATTCGAATGGCGGGGGAGAGCTGGCAGCCGGCTGAAGAGTGTTATCTGACTGAAGCAACGGACTATGAGTGGCATCTTGAAAGGCAGGATGCAATAGACATCCGACTTGGAACGATCCCTCTTTCTTATCAGAGAACAGAACAAGGGATAAAAGGGAGCTTCGTCACTCCATTTCAAAGTGGTGAAATCGGTCTTTTCATCGACGGGGAAGTGTATAAGACTTATCTTTATCCGGATGCCCGGAAAATGACGGAAACCCAGTATGATCACATGCTCTCGGATGTATTGGAAGAAGCAGCAGTCTGTTTTCAATACTCGGGATCAACACGGGGACTTGATTCATCAGGCTTTAACCGGGAGCTTTCATGGCCACAGTGGCAGTACATTCAGGCATCTTTTAAAAGCTTAACGCAGTTGATGGGAAAAGTGACATCAAGGCCGTACCGGATTTTAAACAGCAGGACGGAATTCGTAAAAAGAGAAAAGGTAAAAGAGGTTTCTCCAAGTACGGAACGATGGATCGAGCAGCGTTTTGGAAAAGGGACTAAAACTGTCCCGGAACAGCTAAGATCCCTGAACCGGAGGGAAACGACGGACGTTTATGAAAATCAATACTTAAAAACACTTCTGATGGATTTTGAGAGAATCCTCACCCGTTATTCTAAATCTGACTATCGAGATGTAGTCACAAAAGCAGGGCATTACCTTGCCAGAGTCAGGTACTGGCTTCACCACAGTTTTTTGAAAGAGGTCAGTCAGCTCAAAGGTAGCAGGGTCATTACCCAGGTGATCCGAAAGAACCCGGTATACCGGATGACACATCAATGGTTTGAGCGGCTTTTCCGTCATGGAAATTTCAAAATTGGTTTAGAAAGCCCGATTTCATTAAAAGACACCTTTGATTTATACGAGATGTGGTGCTATTTCCAGGTGATCAAGGTGTTGCGCCGGGAGGGACTCCTGGATAATACGTCCTCTTTATTTACATTTAAGAGTGACGGTATTTTTCTGAATTTACATGCGAACAGGGAAAGTCTTGTATTGTTAAAAAACAACCGGAAGCTTTACTTCCAGCGTGTCTATCAATCCAATTCGCCGGAATTTTTCACCTACACCCATAGAATGATTCCGGACATTGTGTTAGAGGGGGAAGAGGAGCTCATTGTTTTTGACCCAAAGTACCGTGTTCCTTCCAACCTTAACCATGCCTTAGGTGAAATGCACAAGTACCGGGATGGCATCTTATCAAAGGAAACAGGGGAGCCTGCCGTGAAGGAAGTGTATATCATGACGCCGTGGCAGAATGGACAAGAGGAGTCCAAACTATTTACAGAAGACTACCACCGGCAATTCAAGATAGGGGCCATCGCCATGACTCCGGGTGAGGAGCAGAGGTGGCTGAAAAAGTGGGCGGAAGAGTTGAACAGAGCAGCGTTATCCTAA
- a CDS encoding MIP/aquaporin family protein — translation MSPFLGEVLGTMILIILGSGVVAGVVLKGTKAEGSGWIVITVAWGLAVAVAIYAVGNISDAHINPAVTIGFALVGDFPWSSVPAYIAAQMIGAFIGAALVFFQYFPHFKKTKDQGAKLGVFATGPSIPHTPSNFFSEVLGTFMLVFGLLAIGANEFTEGLNPIIVGTLIMVIGLSLGGTTGYAINPARDLGPRLAHFFLPIPNKGPSDWAYSWIPIAGPIIGGGLGALIYSALFSGLVYPALWIFIGLFIAVQALTIVLEKRKNISGKYEEEVVHRKNTQLKRGG, via the coding sequence ATGAGTCCATTTTTAGGTGAAGTGCTGGGAACGATGATTTTAATCATCCTGGGGAGCGGGGTTGTGGCAGGTGTAGTTTTAAAAGGAACGAAAGCAGAAGGTTCAGGCTGGATTGTCATTACTGTGGCATGGGGTCTCGCTGTAGCAGTTGCTATTTATGCTGTAGGAAACATCAGTGATGCCCATATTAACCCGGCCGTCACCATCGGGTTTGCCTTGGTCGGTGACTTCCCTTGGAGCAGTGTACCAGCCTATATAGCCGCTCAAATGATAGGGGCTTTTATCGGAGCTGCTCTCGTTTTTTTTCAGTATTTTCCCCATTTCAAAAAAACAAAGGATCAAGGAGCCAAACTCGGGGTTTTTGCCACAGGACCCTCCATCCCGCACACACCGTCTAATTTCTTCAGTGAAGTGCTGGGAACATTTATGCTGGTGTTTGGATTACTGGCCATTGGAGCAAACGAGTTTACCGAAGGGTTAAATCCGATTATCGTGGGTACGCTCATCATGGTTATCGGTCTGTCCCTGGGGGGAACAACCGGCTATGCAATTAACCCGGCTAGAGATCTGGGACCGCGTCTTGCCCACTTCTTCCTGCCAATTCCCAATAAGGGACCTTCAGACTGGGCGTATTCCTGGATTCCAATAGCGGGCCCCATTATTGGAGGTGGTTTAGGAGCACTTATTTACAGCGCCCTGTTTAGCGGTCTTGTCTATCCGGCATTATGGATCTTTATCGGACTGTTTATTGCCGTACAAGCATTAACCATCGTCTTGGAAAAACGTAAAAACATCAGCGGCAAATACGAAGAAGAAGTTGTTCACAGAAAAAATACGCAATTAAAAAGAGGAGGATAA
- a CDS encoding McrB family protein: MQMNLDRLQQLFEIDNTTERCREVLEYAEPKMQELFKNLKEKVEIEEDAFLEIKSYGATLRTTYHNSKNPNYAESKKDTEIGKRYYIKLNKVVHDDKINLITLEFNGVDQTWSAYAETRFYPMWAALASKKIEELTSKLPDTISLYFKEVSNKKGIKKVRELPENVRNYTKTLRKPFIYFGIFRDLQGNLDEGRLLIDLKRILDELAPLYSYLTEDCEESYLANKIYQLFLNENSPKEISLLGLPYRLEYGEIEKYKNEGKKQTFNLYDQDQLVVKGLIRYLEFSEKDAPTHRLAIHIDGHTHIFAKVRELLGEGKIRWWISKVFAKRNLDNQQLLKDSLNHLKGMGFEISESKYSPGIYDNDHEDFVEDTDKVKARLIKAALIFAHVSERLVLPDGTQKVKVVDEEVEDEEEIEDALESNFDFTSIYEIVKSSKLTFDLPIIRDFHLNLTALDDKHFVLLNGISGTGKTQLAKLYANAVYGLDFEDNNPYLSVIPVRPDWMDSTALFGYYSSFDKRYVVPEFLRMVLKARTERDKPHFILLDEMNLARVEYYLSDYLSAVESQEAVPLHDRDDIKEVPQTITIPPNVYVIGTVNVDETTHSISDKVLDRAYVMTLSDVDFDPFWETVTSSTRDKLSKEFAILKEVHQLLLPYDLHFGYRSMNEMVRKLMRNLELEMEYQMERHEALDVVIREKVLPKIRGDERIAPLFEEMKQLISEKIGAEARSLHELNRMQKELDRYGATQYWR; this comes from the coding sequence ATGCAGATGAATTTAGATCGACTTCAGCAATTGTTTGAGATAGATAACACTACGGAGAGGTGCCGAGAGGTTTTAGAATACGCAGAGCCAAAGATGCAAGAGCTGTTTAAGAACTTAAAGGAAAAAGTAGAAATAGAAGAAGATGCATTTCTTGAAATTAAGAGCTATGGGGCTACACTGAGGACTACGTACCACAATTCAAAAAATCCGAACTATGCGGAATCAAAGAAAGACACCGAGATTGGAAAGCGATATTATATAAAATTAAACAAAGTTGTTCATGATGATAAAATCAATTTGATAACTTTAGAGTTTAATGGAGTAGACCAGACTTGGAGTGCTTATGCAGAAACGCGGTTTTATCCTATGTGGGCAGCACTTGCTAGTAAAAAGATTGAAGAATTAACATCTAAACTACCTGATACAATTTCGCTTTACTTTAAAGAAGTTTCTAACAAAAAAGGAATAAAAAAGGTAAGAGAACTACCAGAAAATGTACGGAATTATACAAAGACTTTGAGGAAACCTTTTATTTACTTTGGTATTTTTCGGGATCTTCAAGGGAATTTGGATGAAGGTAGATTATTAATAGATCTCAAGAGGATTTTAGATGAACTGGCTCCTCTTTATTCTTACTTAACAGAAGACTGTGAAGAGTCATATCTGGCAAATAAAATTTATCAATTGTTTTTGAATGAAAATAGTCCAAAAGAAATATCATTGCTAGGTTTGCCTTATCGCCTGGAATACGGGGAGATTGAAAAATATAAAAATGAGGGGAAAAAGCAAACCTTTAATCTTTATGACCAAGACCAATTGGTTGTAAAAGGGCTTATAAGATATTTGGAATTTTCCGAAAAAGATGCTCCAACCCATCGTTTAGCCATTCATATTGATGGGCATACTCATATTTTTGCTAAAGTACGTGAGTTGTTAGGTGAAGGCAAAATCAGATGGTGGATTTCAAAGGTGTTTGCTAAACGTAATCTTGATAATCAACAACTCTTGAAAGATTCGCTAAATCATCTTAAAGGTATGGGGTTTGAAATTTCAGAATCTAAATATTCACCCGGAATCTATGATAATGATCATGAAGATTTTGTAGAGGACACTGATAAAGTTAAAGCAAGACTAATAAAAGCTGCATTAATCTTTGCCCATGTTAGTGAGAGGTTGGTTCTTCCTGATGGAACACAAAAGGTAAAAGTAGTTGATGAAGAGGTAGAGGATGAAGAGGAAATAGAAGATGCTTTAGAAAGCAACTTCGATTTCACATCCATCTACGAGATTGTGAAATCATCGAAGCTGACGTTTGACCTGCCGATTATTCGAGATTTTCATCTCAATTTAACGGCACTTGATGATAAGCATTTTGTTTTGCTGAACGGGATCTCGGGGACGGGAAAAACCCAACTGGCAAAGCTGTATGCCAATGCGGTTTACGGGCTTGACTTTGAAGACAACAATCCTTATTTGTCGGTGATTCCTGTTCGTCCGGACTGGATGGATTCGACGGCGTTGTTTGGTTATTACAGCTCTTTTGACAAGCGGTATGTCGTTCCGGAGTTTTTGCGGATGGTGTTAAAGGCCAGAACCGAGCGGGACAAGCCTCACTTTATTTTGCTGGATGAAATGAACCTGGCCCGGGTGGAGTATTACCTGAGTGATTACCTAAGTGCGGTGGAATCTCAAGAGGCAGTGCCGCTCCATGATCGCGATGATATAAAAGAGGTGCCTCAGACGATCACAATCCCTCCGAACGTATATGTAATCGGGACCGTGAATGTGGACGAGACGACTCATTCAATTTCGGATAAAGTGCTGGACCGGGCTTACGTGATGACGTTATCGGATGTTGACTTTGACCCGTTCTGGGAGACAGTTACGAGCTCGACCCGGGACAAGCTTTCCAAAGAGTTTGCTATTCTTAAAGAAGTCCATCAGCTCCTTTTACCCTATGACCTTCACTTCGGCTACCGGTCAATGAATGAAATGGTCCGAAAGCTCATGCGGAACCTGGAGCTCGAAATGGAGTATCAGATGGAACGCCATGAAGCATTGGATGTTGTGATCAGGGAAAAGGTGCTGCCGAAGATTCGCGGGGATGAGCGCATAGCCCCGTTGTTTGAAGAAATGAAACAGCTGATTAGTGAAAAAATCGGAGCAGAGGCACGATCGCTGCATGAGCTGAACCGAATGCAAAAGGAGCTTGACCGCTATGGAGCCACTCAATATTGGCGCTGA